The window AGATGGTTCAGAATTTATCATCGGTAGTCAAAAAGGCCCACCGGAGCCTAGGCTAACAGATTATTCGAATTATTCGAACACCAGTACTTTTAATTTTAAAATAGATTATACCAAAACCTTGAATGATGTTCATAATATAGATGCCTTTGTGGCCTATGAGCAAAATGAAGGTTTTCAAGAAAATTTTAATGCATACCGGAGGTATTTTGTATCTGATCAACTTCCTTACCTCTTTGCAGGGGGTGATGCAGAAAAGGACAATGCCGGATCGGTAAGTTTTGGGGCCAGACAAAACTATTTTGGCAGAATTAGCTACAATTTCAAAGAGATCTATTTGTTCCAATTTAGTTTTAGAAGAGATGGATCAGTGAATTTCTCAAAAGAAGCGGGACGTTGGGGTAATTTCCCCTCTGTTTTGGCAGGCTGGAGACCATCAGAATATGATTGGTGGAAAAATAATTTGGGCCTAATCGATCAATTCAAATTAAAAGCCAGCTGGGGTCAAATGGGTAATGATCTGGTTTCACCTTTCCAGTATTTGGCCAGCTACGGATTTGTCCAAGGACTAGCCTTGGGTGACAGTAAAACTTATCTCCCCGGTTTGAGACAACAAGGGATTCCCAATCCTAATATAACTTGGGAAAAAGCAAGTATTTTCAACTTAGGCTGGGAGTCCTTATTATTTGACACCAAATTAGGCTTTGACGCAGATTTTTTCTACGAAAGAAGAAGTGATATTTTAGTGCAGAGAGATGTTTCCATTCCTCGATTTGTAGGTTTCTCGTTACCTGACGAAAACTTTGGCATTGTAGACAATTACGGAGTTGAAGTAGTCATGAGCTACGATGATCAAAAAGGGGATATTGGTTATGGTGTTTCTGGTAACTTTGCCTTTGCAAGAAACAGAATCATAGAGTCGGATGAACCGGAACGTCCCGTTCCTTGGCAAGTGAGAACAGGGCATCCCCAAGGAGCATTACTCCTTTACAAGTCTATCGGCATTTTTCGAGACGAGGAGCAGGTAAATTCAATGCCACACATTGCAGGGGCTCGGCCCGGAGACATTATTATAGAAGATTATGACAATGATGGTGAAATCACCACTGATGACCGACAGTTATTTCCTTTAACGACCACCCCTGAAATCACCTTTGGCCTGAACCTTAATTTTTCTTATAAAAACTGGGAGTTAACAGCCCTTGTGCAAGGTCATGGCAACGCCATTCGTGCAATCTATGATGACTTGCGTTCCGGTACTGCCGGCAATTATTTTCAATATGATGCAGAAGACAGGTGGACACCGGAAAATATCGATGCTACAAAACCTCGGGCCTACCAATGGCTAGAAGAGTATTGGAGAAATGACCAAATCACGGATTATAACTATGCCAATGTTTCCTATGCCAGATTAAAAAATCTACAAATCACCTATAACGTACCAAGACCAGTCCTTGACATGGTAGGTATTGAGTCAGCCAAAGTTTATACCTCCGGGCAAAACCTATGGTTAATTTATTCGGGAAATGATATCATGGACCCCGAAGTAAGTGGAATGGGAGCCTACCCTATTATGCGGGTGATTTCTGTTGGTGCTCAAATCTCCTTTTAATTGAAAAAAAAATACGTTATGAAAAGATATATTAATAAACTGACACTATTTGTAGCCTTGTTGTTTGGATGCTTCTCCTGCAACGATGACTTACTGGACAGATCG of the Cyclobacterium marinum DSM 745 genome contains:
- a CDS encoding SusC/RagA family TonB-linked outer membrane protein produces the protein MKKRKPYKYYWLPLYCMLPLVLPLGPVSPVEAKTEFSATKTVLVVDVTISGKVTDKSGEPIPGVTVSVPGTSIGTATDIDGNYTISVPEASTLVFSFIGFNSKSIEIGDQSIVNVALEESISSLNEVVVVGYGTQKKVNVIGSVTTVGAEEISAAPVGAVSNALAGRLPGGIFMQSSGEPGKDQANIRIRGNATLGNNSPLVVIDGIIGRDLNSLHPNDIESITVLKDASAGIYGARAANGVILVTTKRGSKDTPTRITYGFYKGWLSPTKLPEMADAATYATMIRENQSYRGVDESNMLFSMEDIEKYRSGAYPWTHPNTDWNEVALRDFSNTNHHNLSVTGGGEKVSYFTSFGTQSDDGIYTNSNTSYKRYNLRANVDFKINEYLDLGVDISGIQENRMYSGMSTSSMFQTIRRMYPTNHAVYPNGLPGPDIEFGYQPMVMASDQTGFDDDKRFRSNNIFSANLRIPWVEGLSASSYFAYDLYFQKRKLFQKPFTLYSMNEEAYLAAGNTGVEDGSEFIIGSQKGPPEPRLTDYSNYSNTSTFNFKIDYTKTLNDVHNIDAFVAYEQNEGFQENFNAYRRYFVSDQLPYLFAGGDAEKDNAGSVSFGARQNYFGRISYNFKEIYLFQFSFRRDGSVNFSKEAGRWGNFPSVLAGWRPSEYDWWKNNLGLIDQFKLKASWGQMGNDLVSPFQYLASYGFVQGLALGDSKTYLPGLRQQGIPNPNITWEKASIFNLGWESLLFDTKLGFDADFFYERRSDILVQRDVSIPRFVGFSLPDENFGIVDNYGVEVVMSYDDQKGDIGYGVSGNFAFARNRIIESDEPERPVPWQVRTGHPQGALLLYKSIGIFRDEEQVNSMPHIAGARPGDIIIEDYDNDGEITTDDRQLFPLTTTPEITFGLNLNFSYKNWELTALVQGHGNAIRAIYDDLRSGTAGNYFQYDAEDRWTPENIDATKPRAYQWLEEYWRNDQITDYNYANVSYARLKNLQITYNVPRPVLDMVGIESAKVYTSGQNLWLIYSGNDIMDPEVSGMGAYPIMRVISVGAQISF